One segment of Kiloniellales bacterium DNA contains the following:
- a CDS encoding tetratricopeptide repeat protein — MTGSVGSNRALPRQRLQHPAAGAALGRGDGHAGSLVLGPRLRLALACLLAALVLALAAPGRGVAGEVAWERYSDLGRKALQDQDYGEARAMFEAALREAEQISPWDMRVGHSLNDLAATYYAEGGHAEVAELLTRALQVIEVGLGPDHPDVAQVLKNLAAVEYLQNDYASAETKMLRAVEIWEASLGGDNHSVAAALNNLAGIYEAQGRHPEAAIALERSLLIWEKIVGPDHEAVVESRRQLNELQRVHGLLPSAVAADRSRQVAPAARAAGLEAPTRPQPAAAIPAPAAAPEPAPAAAAAPAPQIAAPDTIFLEPAGQAAPAGIDAAASPARSPPVEAAPARVQVAQAAPAVRLINLHLGSFRSQASAEDSRSRVLDSYRDILAAQEIWVERAQAGPRGDFFRVMAGPYESASVAQDVCTRLQSLRQDCFLRQR; from the coding sequence ATGACAGGAAGTGTCGGATCGAACCGCGCGCTGCCCCGCCAGCGCCTTCAACACCCTGCGGCCGGCGCGGCGCTCGGCCGTGGCGATGGACATGCCGGGTCGCTTGTCCTCGGGCCTCGGCTGCGCCTTGCGCTCGCCTGCCTGCTGGCGGCCCTGGTCCTCGCCCTGGCCGCGCCGGGCCGCGGCGTCGCCGGCGAGGTCGCCTGGGAGCGCTACTCCGATCTCGGTCGCAAGGCGCTTCAGGATCAGGACTACGGCGAAGCCCGCGCGATGTTCGAGGCGGCGCTGCGCGAGGCCGAGCAGATCTCGCCCTGGGACATGAGGGTCGGCCACAGCCTCAACGACCTGGCCGCGACCTACTACGCCGAGGGCGGTCATGCCGAGGTCGCCGAGCTCCTGACCCGGGCCCTGCAGGTGATCGAGGTCGGGCTCGGGCCGGACCATCCGGACGTCGCCCAGGTTCTCAAGAACCTCGCGGCGGTCGAATACCTGCAGAACGATTACGCCTCGGCCGAGACCAAGATGCTCCGCGCCGTGGAGATCTGGGAGGCCAGCCTGGGCGGCGACAACCACAGCGTCGCCGCCGCGCTGAACAACCTCGCCGGCATCTACGAGGCCCAGGGACGCCATCCCGAGGCCGCGATCGCGCTGGAGCGCTCGCTGCTGATCTGGGAGAAGATCGTCGGCCCCGACCACGAGGCCGTGGTCGAAAGCCGGCGCCAGCTGAACGAGCTGCAGCGGGTCCACGGGCTCCTGCCCTCCGCAGTCGCGGCGGACCGCTCCCGCCAGGTCGCGCCGGCCGCCCGGGCCGCCGGGCTCGAGGCGCCAACCCGGCCGCAGCCGGCCGCGGCCATTCCGGCGCCGGCCGCAGCGCCGGAACCGGCGCCGGCCGCAGCGGCCGCCCCGGCGCCGCAGATCGCAGCGCCGGATACGATCTTCCTGGAGCCGGCCGGCCAGGCCGCGCCGGCGGGGATCGACGCGGCGGCCAGCCCCGCGCGCAGCCCGCCCGTCGAGGCGGCGCCGGCCCGGGTGCAGGTCGCCCAGGCCGCGCCGGCGGTCCGCCTGATCAACCTTCACCTCGGGTCCTTCCGTTCCCAGGCCTCGGCCGAGGACAGCCGCAGCCGCGTCCTCGATAGCTACCGGGACATCCTGGCGGCGCAGGAGATTTGGGTCGAGCGGGCACAGGCCGGACCGCGCGGCGACTTCTTCCGGGTCATGGCCGGCCCTTACGAGAGCGCCTCCGTCGCCCAGGACGTCTGCACCCGCCTGCAAAGCCTGCGCCAGGACTGCTTCCTACGTCAGCGCTGA
- a CDS encoding peptidoglycan-binding domain-containing protein, whose translation MPHPSDRRRQDFDFAGYRDRPVQSETDPTVKRFVWRVVIESAVILGLLVGVVFLTYQAGYLLLFKGSEEPSSALTDPQGTAPPGTAQGGSLGTGPAAATVSHYMIQLSPALTIQQADQMQARLEATYANLLGSLKVSLRAQQAQGGAPVYYVVAGPLFSPVTADDLCGQIEDAGYGDPCSVLPQTAAPAGVAAAPAQPLRPAQPVATGASPEIIAMVQRRLREAGFRPGGVSGQIGPETTDAIRAYQISAGLEPTGQITSDLLDRLAAAPAASQPAGQVSSSVSLPLDAATTPALQGQPAGVTGGLGAAGAVTAPLPRSSNPLTARAQEFLQMGDFSSARLLYEQAFNQGDAAAAAGMALTFDPVYYQEAGVVGMTPNPESAVAWYRRAIDAGDASAVPRLEKLIKWLQQRSASNEEARRVLQRLQ comes from the coding sequence ATGCCGCATCCTTCGGATCGCCGTCGCCAGGACTTCGATTTCGCGGGCTACCGGGACCGGCCCGTTCAGTCGGAGACCGACCCGACGGTCAAACGCTTCGTCTGGCGGGTCGTGATCGAATCCGCCGTGATCCTGGGACTCCTCGTCGGCGTGGTCTTCCTGACCTACCAGGCTGGCTACCTGCTGCTCTTCAAGGGTTCGGAGGAGCCAAGCAGCGCCCTGACCGATCCGCAAGGCACGGCCCCGCCGGGCACGGCCCAGGGCGGCAGCCTCGGGACCGGACCCGCGGCCGCGACGGTCAGCCACTACATGATCCAGCTCTCTCCGGCGCTCACCATCCAGCAGGCCGATCAGATGCAGGCGCGCCTGGAGGCCACCTACGCCAACCTCCTGGGCAGCCTCAAGGTGTCGCTGCGGGCGCAGCAGGCCCAGGGCGGCGCGCCGGTCTACTACGTGGTCGCGGGCCCGCTGTTCAGCCCGGTGACGGCCGACGACCTTTGCGGCCAGATCGAGGACGCGGGCTACGGCGATCCCTGCAGCGTGCTGCCGCAGACGGCGGCCCCCGCCGGCGTCGCCGCGGCGCCGGCCCAGCCGCTCCGGCCGGCGCAGCCGGTCGCCACCGGCGCCAGCCCGGAGATCATCGCCATGGTCCAGCGGCGCCTGCGCGAAGCGGGCTTCCGCCCCGGCGGCGTCTCGGGCCAGATCGGCCCCGAGACCACTGACGCGATTCGGGCTTACCAGATCTCCGCCGGCCTGGAGCCGACCGGGCAGATCACCAGCGACCTGCTGGACCGGCTCGCGGCGGCCCCGGCGGCGAGCCAGCCCGCCGGCCAGGTCTCGTCCAGCGTCAGTCTGCCGCTCGACGCCGCGACGACGCCCGCCCTGCAAGGCCAGCCGGCCGGGGTCACGGGCGGCCTCGGCGCCGCCGGCGCCGTGACTGCGCCGCTTCCGAGGAGCAGCAATCCCCTGACCGCCCGGGCGCAGGAGTTCCTGCAGATGGGCGACTTCTCCTCCGCGCGGCTGCTCTACGAGCAGGCCTTCAACCAAGGCGACGCCGCCGCCGCCGCCGGCATGGCTCTGACCTTCGACCCGGTCTACTACCAGGAGGCCGGGGTGGTCGGCATGACGCCGAACCCCGAGAGCGCGGTGGCCTGGTACCGGCGGGCGATCGATGCCGGCGACGCCAGCGCCGTGCCTCGGCTGGAGAAGCTGATCAAGTGGCTCCAGCAACGATCGGCGAGCAACGAGGAGGCCCGCCGGGTCCTGCAGCGCCTGCAGTAG